The Thermoplasmata archaeon genome has a window encoding:
- a CDS encoding DUF350 domain-containing protein, with translation MKLNQIGMIGIVLATILIGAGIASADNNTTGTSPSDLAWLWAILGGLLQLVIGIALAIASIYLGLNVLSKLMPKINIWDEVKKGNYAVGIVCAGVVIAYTQVITSGIRGMTTAITTNPSLLGFIAALISVLIGILLASLGITLAFKALDKLTKNIDETEELNKKNLAVGILIAGILYGVSSMIAAAVSGIGGAIAAAMGAGNIPL, from the coding sequence ATGAAGTTGAATCAAATAGGGATGATAGGAATTGTGCTTGCCACAATTCTTATTGGGGCAGGGATTGCGAGCGCAGACAACAACACGACCGGTACGAGTCCATCAGATCTAGCATGGCTCTGGGCTATACTTGGTGGGTTACTTCAGTTGGTAATAGGCATAGCACTTGCGATTGCATCCATATATCTAGGTTTGAACGTACTCTCGAAGTTGATGCCGAAGATAAACATTTGGGATGAGGTTAAGAAAGGCAATTACGCAGTGGGCATTGTTTGTGCAGGTGTAGTAATTGCCTATACCCAGGTGATTACCAGTGGCATAAGAGGAATGACTACTGCCATCACAACGAACCCAAGCTTGTTGGGTTTCATTGCTGCACTGATATCTGTGCTTATTGGTATCTTACTTGCATCTCTCGGTATTACCCTTGCTTTCAAAGCACTGGATAAACTCACAAAGAACATTGATGAAACCGAAGAATTGAACAAAAAGAATCTTGCAGTGGGTATTTTAATTGCAGGTATCCTCTACGGTGTCTCCTCGATGATTGCAGCAGCTGTCTCTGGCATCGGTGGCGCAATTGCAGCAGCGATGGGTGCAGGCAACATCCCACTGTAA
- a CDS encoding PadR family transcriptional regulator produces the protein MIGIMKFKCKSEEGAKTFLTLYILHTLQKKPKSGYEILSEIEEKTEGKWVPSKGTLYPLLKKLEKEKLIQPQSIGKRSKRVYMVTEEGEQFLSNFKKMRKEAQRKFTVIRRLLHDIVGEDEIEGKLGQIWELAMALASKNRKKTEEILDECIAKLDGDNK, from the coding sequence ATGATTGGTATTATGAAATTCAAGTGCAAAAGTGAGGAAGGAGCAAAAACCTTTCTGACGCTCTACATTCTGCACACCCTTCAGAAAAAGCCAAAATCAGGCTATGAAATTCTCTCAGAAATCGAGGAAAAAACCGAAGGAAAATGGGTGCCAAGCAAGGGAACCCTTTACCCACTCCTTAAGAAACTGGAAAAAGAAAAGCTCATTCAGCCTCAAAGTATAGGAAAACGCTCTAAAAGAGTTTACATGGTTACAGAAGAGGGTGAACAATTTCTCTCAAACTTCAAGAAAATGCGAAAAGAAGCCCAAAGAAAGTTTACGGTGATAAGAAGATTGCTCCACGATATTGTTGGAGAGGATGAAATCGAGGGAAAATTGGGACAAATCTGGGAACTTGCAATGGCTCTCGCTTCAAAAAACAGAAAGAAAACTGAGGAAATTCTGGATGAATGTATAGCAAAGCTGGATGGTGATAATAAATGA
- a CDS encoding ABC transporter ATP-binding protein — MNAIEVRNLTKRFNSFTAVDNVNFDVKKGEIFGLLGPNGAGKSTTMRMLCTLTRPTEGTAKVAGYDIVKEDAKVREHIGLVAEKLIMYNDLTAWENLRLYGKLYNLSDDKLEKRIDKLLKFVRMEKWKHKRVGTFSTGMKQKINVVRAMIHEPEILFLDEPTLGLDPQSTVEIRELIKRINLEQGTTMILTTHIMVEAEILCNRIGIIDRGKIVALDTPSNLKKIVSGTDTLTMEFEIPNLNTELLSSIRTADFVVSVVQEDATRVKVRAKGEDSFDRLLDLIRKNNGRIRTVRNLEPTLEDVFIHLTGREIREDTKRISHTRRKPWSNENERGRR; from the coding sequence ATGAACGCAATAGAGGTAAGAAATCTTACAAAGAGATTTAACAGTTTCACAGCCGTTGACAATGTGAATTTTGATGTTAAAAAAGGCGAGATATTCGGGTTGCTTGGACCCAATGGCGCAGGAAAAAGCACCACGATGCGAATGCTCTGCACACTCACAAGACCCACGGAAGGGACGGCAAAAGTTGCTGGCTATGACATCGTTAAAGAAGATGCAAAGGTGAGGGAACACATCGGACTTGTAGCTGAGAAGTTGATAATGTACAATGACCTTACTGCCTGGGAGAATCTGCGCCTCTACGGGAAACTCTACAATCTATCAGATGATAAACTTGAGAAACGGATTGACAAACTTTTGAAGTTTGTGAGAATGGAGAAATGGAAGCACAAGAGAGTAGGCACATTTTCAACAGGAATGAAGCAGAAAATAAATGTGGTTAGAGCGATGATTCACGAACCAGAAATTCTGTTTCTTGATGAACCCACACTCGGACTCGACCCGCAATCAACAGTGGAAATCCGTGAGCTTATAAAACGAATAAATCTGGAGCAAGGAACAACAATGATTCTAACAACTCACATAATGGTTGAAGCAGAGATTCTCTGCAACCGCATAGGCATAATTGACAGGGGCAAAATTGTGGCACTAGACACTCCATCAAACCTGAAAAAAATCGTTTCTGGCACTGATACACTGACAATGGAGTTTGAAATTCCCAATCTGAATACAGAATTATTGAGCAGTATCAGGACTGCAGATTTCGTCGTTTCGGTAGTGCAAGAAGATGCTACAAGAGTGAAGGTGCGGGCGAAGGGCGAGGACTCGTTTGATAGATTACTTGATTTAATCAGGAAAAATAATGGCAGAATCAGAACTGTAAGAAATTTGGAGCCGACACTTGAAGATGTGTTTATCCATCTTACAGGCAGAGAAATTCGTGAAGATACAAAGAGAATAAGTCATACCAGAAGGAAGCCATGGAGCAACGAAAATGAGAGAGGTAGGAGGTGA